One window from the genome of Aeromonas sp. FDAARGOS 1405 encodes:
- a CDS encoding AbgT family transporter produces MNSKTMKRSVFDSIERWGNRLPHPVFLFIWLSLIVMVVSFIAAKAQLSYTLPGENTQYVHNMLSLAGIREWLGGSVKEFINFPPLGIVIIATIGIGLADSSGLISYSVQRLVNKTGKWQLTISIMALGIVSNVVGAVGYIVLIPLACRAYQAAGRSPLVGLATAFAGVAGGTHATIFITTYDVVIAGITTSAAQLIDPEYSVSPLANYFFMSASVLLLVAVGSFISIMVVEKRQHRLIDNDATDSHLISHDIPCNKKNDRAMLASGSVFLSAIIFFVLSAAVPGNWLAPNEGQQLARSEIISGLPIVISITFGLSGLTYGYLSGSFRGEQDLIKACQKSLSQLGLFLLIIFVASQLIYIFKLSQLSGVLAMSMSNMVADLSLHPAFILLLVVILCAFLNLFMGSPVVQWSLMAPVLIPSLFYVDIPLEVTQAAFRIGDSVTNIISPLFGYLGLILATAQDYDKNAKLGTLMSLMLPFSMAFLFAWTALLLFWVYVLQWPMGM; encoded by the coding sequence ATGAATTCTAAAACCATGAAAAGGTCTGTTTTTGATAGTATTGAGCGATGGGGAAATCGACTTCCCCATCCGGTGTTCTTGTTCATTTGGCTATCTTTGATAGTCATGGTCGTCTCTTTTATTGCTGCCAAAGCACAACTCTCTTACACCCTGCCTGGCGAGAACACTCAGTACGTTCATAATATGCTGTCATTGGCCGGTATTCGAGAATGGCTTGGTGGCAGTGTTAAAGAGTTTATTAACTTCCCTCCTTTGGGCATAGTCATTATAGCGACGATAGGTATCGGGCTTGCTGACTCTTCCGGATTGATTAGCTACTCGGTGCAACGGTTAGTAAATAAAACTGGAAAATGGCAACTGACCATCAGCATTATGGCTCTGGGGATAGTTTCGAATGTGGTTGGCGCAGTTGGTTATATTGTTTTGATACCTCTGGCGTGCCGTGCCTATCAGGCTGCGGGTCGCTCACCCTTGGTCGGACTTGCAACGGCTTTTGCCGGTGTCGCGGGAGGGACGCATGCAACTATATTCATTACAACCTATGATGTGGTGATTGCTGGTATCACTACATCGGCAGCCCAGCTCATCGATCCTGAATACAGTGTTAGCCCATTGGCGAATTACTTTTTTATGAGTGCCAGTGTCCTTCTATTAGTCGCAGTGGGGTCTTTTATTTCTATCATGGTAGTAGAAAAACGGCAGCATCGGCTAATTGATAATGATGCTACTGATAGTCATCTAATTAGCCATGATATTCCCTGCAATAAGAAAAATGACAGGGCCATGCTGGCTTCTGGTAGCGTATTTCTTTCTGCGATCATCTTCTTTGTTTTATCGGCGGCAGTGCCGGGGAATTGGCTGGCACCCAATGAAGGGCAGCAACTCGCTCGCAGCGAAATCATTAGTGGTCTACCAATAGTTATTTCTATTACTTTTGGCTTGAGTGGTTTAACTTACGGTTATCTATCTGGTAGTTTTCGGGGTGAGCAAGATCTCATCAAGGCATGCCAAAAGAGTTTAAGTCAGCTAGGATTATTTTTGCTGATTATTTTTGTGGCATCCCAGCTGATATATATATTCAAGTTAAGCCAACTTTCAGGCGTGTTGGCCATGTCGATGAGCAACATGGTTGCAGATCTGTCATTGCATCCTGCATTCATTTTGCTACTGGTTGTTATTCTCTGTGCGTTCCTCAATCTCTTTATGGGTTCACCTGTTGTCCAGTGGAGCCTTATGGCGCCAGTGCTTATACCATCACTGTTCTATGTAGATATACCTTTGGAGGTGACCCAAGCTGCATTCAGAATCGGTGACTCGGTAACCAATATCATTAGTCCACTGTTTGGCTACTTGGGGCTTATATTGGCGACGGCGCAAGACTATGACAAAAATGCCAAGTTAGGCACATTAATGTCATTAATGTTGCCGTTTAGCATGGCGTTCTTGTTTGCATGGACGGCCCTCTTGCTGTTCTGGGTATATGTATTGCAGTGGCCCATGGGGATGTAG
- a CDS encoding DUF6404 family protein translates to MTFEERLAAAHQELANKGVWHANYNPPLFWLLRQLGWSVKPPQYEGWLTNFLVFGIGLGLIWSILLWFFSWQPLEIDPLFALRQTALFAGLTGIIMASLFRLRSRQLKLTPWERLPSSATDITKQPD, encoded by the coding sequence ATGACATTTGAAGAACGGCTGGCCGCCGCCCATCAGGAGCTGGCTAACAAGGGGGTATGGCATGCCAACTACAATCCCCCCTTGTTCTGGTTGTTGCGCCAACTGGGTTGGTCTGTCAAACCGCCTCAGTACGAGGGCTGGCTAACCAACTTTCTGGTATTTGGCATCGGCCTTGGCCTGATCTGGAGCATTCTGTTGTGGTTTTTCAGCTGGCAACCCTTAGAGATAGACCCACTATTTGCCCTACGCCAGACAGCCCTGTTTGCCGGATTAACAGGCATCATCATGGCGAGTCTCTTCAGGCTACGCTCCAGGCAGCTTAAACTGACCCCTTGGGAAAGATTGCCATCCTCGGCAACAGATATCACAAAGCAACCGGATTGA
- a CDS encoding LysR substrate-binding domain-containing protein, whose amino-acid sequence MKTHSDELTLFVAVVEAGSFRQAAENLGMDNSVVSRGIKRLEEKLSTVLLNRTTRRVSLTEEGSWFYQRAVKILTEMSEAEGHLLMRREQPEGVLRVDAATPFILHRLVPIIGEFRRRYPAIELQLHSSEGFINLMERRVDMAIRIGELTDSSLRALPLGRSRLRLLASPAYLSERGTPRQPADLLSGHELLGFLHPDHLNHWPLLSAEQGDRFAITPTLRASSGETLRQLALAGQGIVCLSDFMTGPDRESCALVEVLARSNSGASRPINAVFYSDAQRDIRLRVWLDFLKEQLGSHTL is encoded by the coding sequence ATGAAGACCCATTCTGATGAACTGACCCTGTTTGTGGCGGTGGTGGAGGCGGGCAGTTTTCGCCAAGCGGCGGAGAACCTCGGCATGGATAACTCGGTGGTGAGCCGTGGCATCAAGCGGCTGGAGGAGAAGCTCTCCACCGTGTTGCTCAATCGCACCACCCGCCGTGTCAGCCTGACCGAGGAGGGGAGCTGGTTCTATCAGCGGGCGGTGAAGATCCTGACCGAGATGAGCGAGGCGGAGGGGCATCTGCTGATGCGCCGGGAACAACCCGAAGGGGTGTTGAGAGTCGATGCCGCTACCCCCTTTATTCTGCACCGGCTGGTGCCGATCATCGGCGAGTTTCGCCGCCGCTACCCTGCCATCGAGCTACAGCTGCACAGCTCGGAGGGCTTTATCAATCTGATGGAGCGGCGGGTGGACATGGCCATCCGCATCGGCGAGCTGACCGACTCCTCCCTGCGCGCGCTGCCGCTGGGCCGTTCGCGGTTGCGGCTGCTGGCCTCTCCTGCTTACTTGAGCGAGCGCGGCACCCCACGCCAACCGGCGGATCTGTTGAGCGGTCACGAGCTGCTCGGTTTTTTGCATCCCGATCACCTCAACCACTGGCCGCTGCTCAGTGCCGAGCAGGGGGATCGCTTTGCCATCACCCCCACTCTGCGTGCCAGCAGCGGCGAAACCTTGCGTCAGCTGGCGCTGGCGGGGCAGGGGATCGTCTGTCTGTCGGATTTCATGACCGGGCCGGATCGGGAGAGCTGCGCGCTGGTGGAGGTGCTGGCCCGCAGTAACAGCGGCGCCTCGCGCCCCATCAATGCGGTCTTCTACTCCGATGCCCAGAGGGATATCCGGCTGCGGGTTTGGCTCGATTTTCTCAAGGAGCAGCTGGGCAGCCATACCCTGTAG
- a CDS encoding methyl-accepting chemotaxis protein, with translation MERAIHRFTLHSLWSGLGIRTRILAGVAILMAIAISCITLILEQISHSQAQQRVERYELPSSVDRIANQLTAQLIQHLTEAQALASNRFVIDWLTAGMPEQEWPAMERYFQDLQRRIGGNVFIAPRQSNTLINFSGGPTAQKSLSESDPKDGWFFGFLKRSKPYELNLDISDFDKRASLYINTAVTHEGKTLAVAGTSIDMSALSKLISGYRIGKSGQVYLADMEGNIEIHPEQEVEGAAHHQQSFLDTVKRLIPNAREQVAVEALTLEGQTYLIAVRYIPTLNRLLIGEINSAELEEGLQESRQLIIMVSLAIGGIAMLASAWLAHSISRPIRQAADGMHHITADRDLATRLDFSDESELGLMAQSFNRLIQSLNQSFSRFQQSGSALSAQSSQSMQQAQALAGEACQQAQSIQELTTVVTTIGDNAEQIASRSEGVNDVTQRIANHMLSIEQDVTQSAAQLDSLRSSIGSSSALLDEVVKDSNNITQIMNLIRDVSNQTNLLALNAAIEAARAGDMGRGFAVVADEVRQLAVRTQTATKDVQDLILRLQEGTRQASSSMADSRNLSEEGYNRMNQAREVLVDATSQINQTALEINEISALAQAQNQQMGQARTALDELAMVAEHQREHAQESNAASRELFELAKAIDEQIRQYRIG, from the coding sequence ATGGAGAGGGCGATACACCGTTTTACACTGCACTCACTCTGGTCAGGGCTCGGGATCCGCACCCGGATCCTCGCTGGCGTGGCGATACTGATGGCCATCGCCATCAGCTGCATCACCTTGATCCTCGAGCAGATATCCCACAGTCAGGCCCAGCAGCGGGTCGAGCGCTACGAGCTGCCAAGCAGCGTGGATCGCATTGCCAACCAGCTCACAGCGCAGCTTATCCAGCACCTGACCGAAGCGCAGGCGCTGGCCAGCAACCGTTTTGTCATCGACTGGCTGACCGCTGGCATGCCAGAGCAAGAGTGGCCCGCCATGGAGCGCTACTTTCAGGATCTGCAACGGCGGATCGGCGGCAACGTCTTTATCGCCCCCCGCCAGAGCAACACCCTGATCAACTTCAGCGGCGGCCCCACCGCCCAGAAATCGCTTAGCGAATCAGACCCGAAAGATGGGTGGTTTTTCGGCTTTCTCAAACGCAGCAAACCCTATGAGCTGAACCTCGACATCTCGGATTTTGACAAGCGAGCCTCCCTCTATATCAACACCGCCGTCACCCACGAGGGCAAGACTCTGGCGGTGGCAGGCACCTCCATTGACATGAGTGCCCTGAGCAAGCTCATCAGCGGCTACCGGATCGGCAAGAGCGGTCAGGTCTATCTGGCGGACATGGAGGGCAATATCGAGATCCACCCCGAGCAGGAGGTGGAGGGGGCCGCCCACCACCAGCAATCCTTCCTCGATACCGTCAAGCGGCTTATTCCCAATGCCCGGGAACAGGTGGCCGTAGAGGCGCTAACGCTGGAGGGACAAACCTACCTCATCGCGGTGCGTTACATCCCCACCCTCAACCGGCTGCTGATTGGCGAGATCAACAGCGCCGAGCTGGAAGAGGGACTGCAGGAATCCCGCCAGCTGATCATCATGGTGTCGCTCGCCATCGGCGGGATCGCCATGCTGGCCTCCGCCTGGCTGGCTCACTCCATCAGTCGCCCCATTCGTCAGGCTGCCGATGGCATGCACCACATCACCGCCGATCGGGATCTGGCGACCCGCCTCGACTTCTCTGACGAGTCGGAGCTGGGGCTGATGGCCCAAAGCTTCAACCGGCTGATCCAGAGTCTTAACCAGAGCTTCTCCCGCTTCCAGCAGTCAGGCAGCGCCCTCTCCGCCCAGTCGTCCCAATCCATGCAGCAGGCCCAGGCACTGGCAGGAGAAGCGTGCCAGCAGGCCCAGAGCATTCAGGAGCTGACCACTGTGGTCACCACCATCGGTGACAACGCCGAGCAGATCGCCAGCCGCTCTGAAGGGGTCAACGACGTGACCCAACGCATCGCCAACCATATGCTCAGCATCGAGCAGGATGTGACCCAGAGCGCCGCGCAACTCGACAGCTTGCGCAGCAGCATCGGCAGCTCCTCGGCCCTGCTCGATGAGGTGGTGAAAGACAGCAACAACATCACCCAGATCATGAACCTCATCCGCGATGTCTCGAACCAGACCAACCTGCTCGCCCTCAATGCGGCTATCGAAGCGGCTCGGGCAGGGGATATGGGACGGGGCTTTGCGGTGGTGGCCGACGAGGTACGCCAGCTGGCGGTGCGTACCCAGACCGCCACCAAGGATGTGCAGGATCTTATCTTGCGCCTGCAGGAGGGAACCCGGCAGGCCAGCAGCTCGATGGCAGACTCCCGCAACCTGAGCGAAGAGGGATACAACCGGATGAATCAGGCCAGAGAGGTGCTGGTTGATGCCACCAGCCAGATCAACCAGACCGCCCTCGAGATCAACGAGATCAGCGCGCTGGCGCAGGCGCAGAATCAACAGATGGGGCAAGCCAGAACGGCGCTTGACGAGCTGGCCATGGTGGCCGAACACCAGCGGGAACACGCGCAGGAGAGCAATGCTGCCAGCCGCGAACTGTTCGAACTGGCCAAAGCCATCGACGAGCAGATCCGCCAATACCGGATTGGCTAG
- the glpK gene encoding glycerol kinase GlpK, whose product MSAEKKYVVALDQGTTSSRAIVFDQDANIVGTSQREFTQHYPKAGWVEHDPMEIWATQSSVFTEVLAKTGLRSEEIAAIGITNQRETTVVWEKATGKPIYNAIVWQCRRTAAICEELKARGLEEYVRENTGLVLDAYFSGTKVKWILDNVEGAREKAMNGELLFGTIDTWLVWKMTNGEVHVTDPTNASRTMLYNIRELKWDEKMLDELGIPMSMLPEVKPSSEVYGYTTRGGGSRIPIAGIAGDQQSALFGQLCFEKGMAKNTYGTGCFMLMNTGTEPVRSSNGLLTTVAIGPKGEVNYALEGAVFMGGATIQWLRDELKIIHDARDTDYFASKVGDTNGVYLVPAFVGLGAPYWDPYARGTMVGLTRGANRNHIIRAALESIAYQSRDVLDAMQQDSGIKLAALKVDGGAVANDFLMQFQADMMHTPVVRPTRIETTAMGAAFLAGLAVGFWKSSDELEDKFSVDREFIPQMDRDDRAKRYSGWQKAVERSRRWAEED is encoded by the coding sequence ATGTCTGCTGAAAAGAAATATGTCGTCGCTCTGGACCAGGGAACCACCTCTTCCCGCGCCATCGTGTTTGATCAGGATGCCAACATTGTCGGTACCTCCCAGCGCGAATTCACCCAGCACTACCCGAAAGCGGGTTGGGTAGAGCACGACCCGATGGAGATCTGGGCGACCCAATCCTCCGTCTTTACCGAAGTGCTGGCCAAGACCGGCCTTCGCAGCGAAGAGATCGCCGCCATCGGTATCACCAACCAGCGTGAAACCACCGTTGTCTGGGAAAAGGCCACCGGCAAACCCATCTACAACGCCATCGTCTGGCAGTGCCGCCGCACCGCAGCCATCTGCGAAGAGCTGAAAGCACGCGGTCTGGAAGAGTACGTCCGTGAAAACACCGGTCTGGTGCTGGATGCCTACTTCTCCGGTACCAAGGTGAAGTGGATCCTCGACAACGTGGAAGGTGCCCGCGAGAAGGCAATGAACGGCGAGCTGCTGTTCGGCACCATCGACACCTGGCTGGTCTGGAAAATGACCAATGGCGAAGTGCACGTCACCGACCCGACCAACGCCTCCCGTACCATGCTCTACAACATCCGCGAGCTGAAGTGGGACGAGAAGATGCTGGACGAGCTGGGCATCCCCATGTCCATGTTGCCGGAAGTGAAACCCTCTTCCGAAGTGTACGGCTACACCACCCGTGGCGGCGGCTCCCGCATCCCCATCGCCGGTATTGCCGGTGACCAGCAGTCTGCCCTGTTTGGCCAGCTCTGCTTTGAAAAAGGGATGGCCAAGAACACCTACGGCACCGGTTGCTTCATGCTGATGAACACCGGCACCGAGCCGGTTCGCTCCAGCAACGGCCTGCTGACTACCGTCGCCATCGGCCCGAAAGGGGAAGTGAACTACGCGCTGGAAGGGGCAGTATTCATGGGCGGCGCCACCATCCAGTGGCTGCGTGACGAGCTGAAGATCATTCACGATGCCCGCGATACTGACTACTTCGCTTCCAAGGTTGGCGATACCAACGGCGTCTATCTGGTACCGGCCTTCGTCGGTCTGGGCGCCCCCTACTGGGATCCGTATGCTCGCGGCACCATGGTCGGCCTGACCCGTGGCGCCAACCGCAACCACATCATCCGTGCCGCGCTGGAATCCATCGCCTATCAGAGCCGCGATGTGCTGGATGCGATGCAGCAGGACTCCGGCATCAAGCTGGCAGCGCTGAAAGTAGACGGCGGCGCCGTAGCCAACGACTTCCTGATGCAGTTCCAGGCTGACATGATGCACACCCCGGTGGTACGTCCGACCCGCATCGAGACTACCGCCATGGGCGCCGCCTTCCTGGCTGGTCTGGCAGTCGGCTTCTGGAAGAGCTCGGACGAGCTGGAAGACAAGTTCAGCGTGGACCGCGAGTTCATCCCGCAGATGGACAGAGACGATCGCGCCAAACGTTACAGCGGCTGGCAAAAAGCGGTTGAGCGTTCACGCCGTTGGGCTGAAGAGGATTGA
- a CDS encoding MIP/aquaporin family protein produces the protein MSIQRPNTLLGECIAEFIGTGLLIFFGVGCVAALVLAGANFGQWEISITWGLGVAIAIYVTGGISGAHLNPAVTLALMTFCGFDKRKVVPYIIAQMAGAFCFAALVYFLYGNLFTQWEMTHNVVRGSVESLGTAGIFSTYPNALLTNMQAFAVELVITAVLMLGIMALGDNNNGAPKGFAAALLIGILIAVIGASLGPLTGFAMNPARDFGPKLFAFFAGWGDVALTGGRDNPYFWVPILGPIVGAQIGTALYVKVLAPCVPGNRVVTTEQATQTAKEEAAA, from the coding sequence ATGAGCATACAAAGACCCAATACCCTGCTTGGCGAGTGCATCGCCGAGTTTATCGGAACCGGCCTGCTGATATTCTTCGGCGTCGGATGTGTGGCGGCACTGGTGCTGGCAGGCGCCAACTTCGGGCAGTGGGAAATCTCCATTACCTGGGGTCTGGGTGTGGCCATCGCCATCTATGTGACCGGCGGTATTTCAGGTGCCCACCTGAACCCTGCTGTAACCCTGGCGCTGATGACCTTCTGCGGTTTCGACAAGCGCAAGGTGGTGCCCTACATCATCGCCCAGATGGCCGGTGCCTTCTGCTTCGCGGCCCTTGTCTACTTCCTTTATGGTAACCTTTTCACCCAGTGGGAAATGACCCATAATGTGGTGCGCGGCAGCGTCGAAAGCCTCGGTACTGCCGGGATCTTCTCTACCTACCCCAATGCCCTGCTGACCAACATGCAAGCTTTTGCCGTCGAGCTGGTGATCACCGCCGTGCTGATGCTGGGCATCATGGCGCTGGGTGACAACAACAACGGCGCTCCCAAAGGTTTCGCAGCCGCTCTGCTGATCGGTATCCTGATCGCGGTGATCGGTGCCTCCCTTGGCCCGTTAACCGGTTTTGCCATGAACCCGGCCCGTGACTTTGGTCCGAAACTGTTCGCGTTCTTTGCTGGCTGGGGTGATGTTGCCCTGACCGGTGGCCGTGACAACCCCTACTTCTGGGTTCCGATCCTTGGCCCCATCGTTGGCGCCCAGATTGGTACTGCCCTCTATGTCAAAGTGCTGGCTCCCTGCGTCCCGGGCAACCGTGTCGTCACCACCGAGCAAGCTACCCAAACCGCCAAAGAAGAGGCTGCCGCATAA
- the glpT gene encoding glycerol-3-phosphate transporter codes for MLSLFRPAAHIDRLPADKVDPFYKRMRWQVFFGIFFGYAGYYLVRKNFSLAMPYLIEQGFSRGDLGFALSGVSIAYGLSKFLMGNVSDRSNARYFLSAGLLLSAAIMFMMGTMHWATSSIAIMFVLLFLNGWAQGMGWPPCGRTMVHWWSQKERGEVVAVWNVAHNVGGGMIGPLFILGMGWFNDWRSAFYVPAAAAAAIAVIAFFVMRDTPQSVGLPPIEEYKNDYPKDYNESHEQEFSAKEIFVKYVLHNKLLWYIAIANAFVYLIRYGVLDWAPTYLKEAKHFTVDNSSWAYFLYEWAGIPGTLLCGWISDKMFQGRRAPAGILFMVLVTLAVLVYWFNPAGNPTIDMMALVAIGFLIYGPVMLIGLYALELAPKKAAGTAAGFTGLFGYLGGAVAANAMLGYTVDHFGWDGGFMVLTVSCVLSIILLAMTLKHENIAVAAKKAAAHKA; via the coding sequence ATGCTTAGTCTCTTCAGGCCTGCGGCACATATCGACAGGCTCCCGGCTGACAAGGTCGACCCCTTCTACAAACGCATGCGTTGGCAGGTGTTTTTCGGGATCTTCTTCGGTTACGCCGGCTACTATCTGGTACGGAAAAACTTCAGTCTTGCGATGCCCTATCTGATCGAGCAGGGCTTCTCCCGTGGTGATCTCGGTTTCGCGCTCTCCGGGGTCTCCATCGCTTACGGTTTGTCCAAGTTCCTGATGGGGAACGTCTCCGACCGTTCCAACGCCCGTTACTTCCTCTCCGCCGGTCTGCTGCTCTCGGCTGCCATCATGTTCATGATGGGTACCATGCACTGGGCCACCTCCAGCATTGCCATCATGTTTGTGCTGTTGTTCCTGAACGGTTGGGCACAGGGCATGGGCTGGCCGCCCTGCGGTCGCACCATGGTGCACTGGTGGTCACAGAAAGAGCGCGGCGAAGTGGTTGCGGTCTGGAACGTGGCTCACAACGTGGGCGGCGGCATGATTGGCCCGCTGTTTATCCTCGGGATGGGCTGGTTCAACGACTGGCGCAGCGCCTTCTATGTGCCTGCGGCTGCGGCGGCCGCCATCGCGGTGATCGCCTTCTTCGTGATGCGTGATACCCCGCAATCGGTCGGTCTGCCTCCCATCGAAGAGTACAAGAACGACTATCCGAAGGATTACAACGAGAGCCACGAGCAGGAGTTCTCCGCCAAGGAGATCTTCGTCAAGTACGTGCTGCACAACAAACTGCTGTGGTACATCGCGATCGCCAACGCTTTCGTTTACCTCATTCGTTACGGTGTGCTGGACTGGGCGCCAACCTACCTGAAAGAGGCCAAGCACTTCACCGTCGACAACTCCTCCTGGGCTTACTTCCTCTACGAGTGGGCCGGTATTCCGGGCACCCTGCTGTGTGGCTGGATCTCTGACAAGATGTTCCAGGGCCGCCGTGCACCGGCCGGTATCCTGTTCATGGTGTTGGTGACCCTGGCTGTACTGGTTTACTGGTTCAACCCGGCCGGCAACCCGACCATCGACATGATGGCGCTGGTGGCAATCGGCTTCCTGATCTACGGCCCTGTCATGCTGATTGGCCTCTATGCTCTTGAGCTGGCACCGAAGAAAGCAGCCGGTACTGCGGCAGGTTTCACCGGTCTGTTCGGTTATCTGGGCGGCGCCGTGGCAGCCAACGCCATGCTGGGTTATACCGTTGACCACTTCGGTTGGGATGGCGGCTTCATGGTGCTGACCGTCTCCTGCGTGCTCTCCATCATCCTGCTGGCGATGACCCTCAAGCATGAGAACATTGCCGTTGCGGCCAAGAAAGCGGCTGCCCATAAGGCATAA
- a CDS encoding DeoR/GlpR family transcriptional regulator: MKQTQRHLEILDVLTRQGFVSTDDLVTHFDVSPQTIRRDLNDLAEQNKIRRHHGGASLHSSTVNTAYSARKVMQLKEKERIAREVAANIPDGSSLFIDIGTTTEAIARALLDHRELRIVTNNLNVASILTAKDDFTVIIAGGEIRNRDGGIVGEATRDFIGQFRMDYGVIGISGIDNDGSLLDFDYHEVKIAQAIIAHSRQVFLAADHTKFGRNAMVNLGNLSQIHALFTDQEPPEKLTRLMAQHQIACHIC, encoded by the coding sequence GTGAAGCAAACCCAACGACATCTGGAGATCCTGGACGTCCTGACGCGGCAGGGATTTGTCTCGACCGACGATCTGGTGACCCACTTTGACGTCAGCCCCCAGACCATTCGCCGGGATCTGAACGATCTCGCCGAACAGAACAAGATCCGGCGCCATCATGGCGGTGCCTCCCTGCATTCGAGTACCGTCAATACCGCCTACAGCGCCCGTAAAGTGATGCAACTCAAGGAGAAAGAGCGCATCGCCCGCGAGGTCGCGGCCAATATTCCCGACGGCTCATCGCTCTTTATCGACATAGGCACCACCACCGAAGCGATTGCTCGCGCCCTGCTCGATCACCGCGAGCTGCGCATCGTCACCAACAACCTCAACGTGGCCAGCATTCTGACGGCCAAGGATGACTTCACCGTCATCATTGCCGGCGGCGAGATCCGCAACCGCGATGGTGGCATCGTGGGGGAGGCGACCCGCGACTTTATCGGTCAGTTTCGCATGGACTATGGCGTCATCGGGATTTCGGGGATCGACAACGACGGCTCCCTGCTCGATTTCGACTATCACGAGGTGAAGATCGCCCAGGCCATTATCGCTCACTCCCGTCAGGTGTTCCTGGCCGCCGACCACACCAAGTTTGGTCGCAATGCCATGGTCAATCTGGGCAATCTCAGCCAGATCCACGCCCTCTTTACCGATCAGGAGCCACCGGAAAAGCTGACGCGATTGATGGCGCAACACCAGATCGCCTGCCACATCTGCTAA
- the glpD gene encoding glycerol-3-phosphate dehydrogenase, whose protein sequence is MSEHYDLVVVGGGINGVGIAADAAGRGLKVALFEAQDLASATSSNSSKLIHGGLRYLEHYEFRLVKEALAEREVLLGMAPHIARPMRFRLPHRPHLRPAWMIRAGLFLYDNLAKRDKLKGSCGVRFLPQDGLTAGINKGFEYSDAWVDDARLVVLNAMMARDKGADVQTRTRCIKAVRGSKHWTLTLEREGGEQFTVTCRGLVNAAGPWVKTFYDESLHEKSPRGIRLIKGSHMIVPRIHEREEAYILQNEDNRIVFVIPYQQDYSLIGTTDVEHHGSPREAKISEAEITYLCKVVNAHFTRQIAPQDVIWTYAGVRPLCDDESDSPQAVTRDYTLELSGESDGAPLLSVFGGKLTTYRKLAQAACNKLKPWFSQMGDDWTATSRLPGGEFDCSVRELARAFALEFDWLDDRSALRIAEAYGAHARLWLKEPRGQHFGAGLYESEVRYLIEREWACSLDDILWRRSKLGLRLNDSEQQMLQIWLDQYHQALRKAS, encoded by the coding sequence ATGAGCGAACATTATGATCTGGTCGTCGTCGGTGGCGGCATCAACGGGGTCGGCATCGCAGCCGATGCGGCAGGACGGGGTCTGAAGGTTGCCCTGTTTGAGGCGCAAGATCTCGCCTCTGCCACCTCGTCCAACTCCAGCAAGCTGATCCACGGCGGTTTGCGCTATCTCGAGCATTACGAATTCCGGCTGGTGAAAGAGGCGTTGGCGGAGCGGGAGGTGCTGCTCGGTATGGCGCCCCACATCGCGCGTCCCATGCGTTTTCGCCTGCCGCACCGTCCACACCTGCGTCCGGCCTGGATGATCCGTGCCGGTCTGTTCCTCTATGACAATCTGGCCAAGCGCGACAAGCTCAAGGGGAGCTGCGGCGTGCGCTTTCTGCCGCAAGATGGCTTGACCGCGGGGATCAACAAGGGATTTGAATACTCGGACGCCTGGGTCGACGACGCCCGGCTGGTGGTGCTCAATGCCATGATGGCCCGTGACAAGGGGGCCGACGTGCAGACCCGCACCCGTTGCATCAAGGCGGTGCGCGGTTCCAAACACTGGACGCTCACTTTGGAGCGGGAAGGGGGCGAGCAGTTCACCGTCACCTGCCGTGGTCTGGTCAATGCCGCGGGCCCCTGGGTCAAGACCTTCTACGACGAGAGCCTGCACGAGAAATCCCCCCGCGGCATTCGCCTTATTAAAGGCAGCCACATGATAGTGCCGCGCATCCACGAGCGCGAAGAGGCCTATATCCTGCAAAACGAAGATAACCGTATCGTCTTCGTCATCCCTTATCAGCAGGACTACTCCCTTATCGGCACCACGGATGTGGAGCACCACGGCAGCCCGCGGGAAGCGAAGATCAGCGAGGCTGAAATTACCTACCTGTGCAAGGTGGTCAACGCCCACTTCACTCGCCAAATTGCGCCGCAAGATGTGATCTGGACCTATGCCGGGGTGCGTCCGCTCTGTGATGACGAGTCAGACTCGCCGCAAGCGGTGACTCGTGACTACACCCTCGAACTGTCTGGCGAGTCTGACGGTGCGCCGCTCTTGTCGGTGTTTGGCGGCAAGCTCACCACCTATCGCAAGCTGGCGCAGGCCGCCTGCAACAAGCTCAAGCCCTGGTTTAGCCAGATGGGGGATGACTGGACGGCGACCAGCCGGCTGCCAGGTGGCGAGTTTGACTGCTCGGTACGCGAGCTGGCCCGCGCCTTTGCGCTGGAGTTTGACTGGCTCGATGATCGCAGCGCCCTGCGCATTGCCGAGGCCTATGGTGCCCATGCCCGGCTCTGGCTCAAGGAGCCCCGTGGCCAGCACTTTGGTGCCGGACTATACGAATCTGAGGTGCGCTACCTTATCGAGCGGGAGTGGGCCTGTTCACTGGACGATATCCTCTGGCGCCGCAGCAAGCTGGGGCTGCGCCTGAACGACTCAGAGCAGCAGATGCTGCAGATCTGGCTCGACCAATACCATCAGGCTCTGCGCAAGGCGAGCTGA